DNA sequence from the Butyricimonas faecalis genome:
TTTGCAACAGATTTTGGATATACTGGCGAGTCATGAATCTTAAAATTTCAAAGCAACTATGACAGAAATCATCAAAACGGACGGAACACGCCAACCCGTGCAGCCAGCCAATGGCTCAGACTTCACGCTGGAGGAGATGCAGGCGATTGTCGGCGGCTACATCGAACTGGTGGAACTGGACGGGAGCACGACAATGGTCGTCAACGAGGAAGGCAAACTTATCCCTCTGTCCCTCAATCTTGAAGCGAGCAGGATATTCCGTGCTCATCACCCGGCGTCGAAAGACTTCATCGTTGGGGACGTACTTGTGTGCAATAACAATCAAATCAGATAAAATTATGGATAAAGAGAAAGCAAAAGCGCTCAGCAAGACCCTCGCATGCTACAAAGAATTACAAGAGAATAACAGTGTAAACCTGATCGAGTTCCATACCGCTGACGGGCAGAAACACGGTATCGGCA
Encoded proteins:
- a CDS encoding DUF3846 domain-containing protein, with product MTEIIKTDGTRQPVQPANGSDFTLEEMQAIVGGYIELVELDGSTTMVVNEEGKLIPLSLNLEASRIFRAHHPASKDFIVGDVLVCNNNQIR